A single window of Mugil cephalus isolate CIBA_MC_2020 chromosome 1, CIBA_Mcephalus_1.1, whole genome shotgun sequence DNA harbors:
- the LOC124996276 gene encoding leucine-rich repeat-containing protein 72 has protein sequence MDHHSSGQHLSPPGHPSGFQWLSFAYQGLTEIPYEAILSQTDTLEVLDLSYNLLDENPALLGRLEKLSTLILDCNNYTSHVKFPYMPSVTALCINKNKVYNLPVFVEEVRRKFPSIKILSMMNNEAAPSYFNGGSLTQYIDYRQYVISQIPGLEILDDTEVLEKERAQARKTYRLQRSAHSSRKRKEDASRKHSHIQKKSSSIYRTASP, from the exons aTGGATCATCACAGCTCAGGGCAACACCTCAGTCCACCAGGCCACCCGTCAGGATTTCAGTGGCTCTCCTTTGCTTATCAAGGCCTGACAGAAATCCCCTACGAAGCCATATTATCCCAGACGGACACGCTGGAGGTGCTGGACCTCAGTTACAATCTGCTGGACGA GAACCCGGCTCTGCTGGGACGACTGGAGAAGCTCAGCACCCTGATCCTGGACTGCAACAACTACACGTCCCACGTCAAGTTCCCCTACATGCCGAGCGTCACCGCGCTGTGCATCAACAAGAACAAGGTCTACAACCTGCCCGTGTTCGTGGAGGAGGTCCGACGAAAGTTCCCCAGCATCAA GATCCTAAGCATGATGAACAACGAGGCAGCGCCGAGCTACTTCAATGGAGGAAGTCTGACACAATATATAGACTATAG ACAGTACGTGATCAGCCAGATCCCGGGTCTGGAGATCCTGGATGACACGGAGGtcctggagaaggagagggcGCAGGCCAGAAAAACCTACAGGCTGCAGCGCAGcgcacacagcagcaggaagagaaaggaggacgCCTCCAGGAAACACTCGCACATACAGAAAAAGTCTAGTAGCATATATCGTACTGCGTCGCCTTAA